In Streptomyces chartreusis NRRL 3882, the following are encoded in one genomic region:
- a CDS encoding type I polyketide synthase: MTTRPPGDFTTAIAVVGVGCRFPGGVRTLGSFGRLLSSGPDLFADVPAERWGPERADPAGGPGTISNGVGVFLEDIDRFDASFFGITPREAGVLDPQQRLVMEVAWEAMADSGRPREEWRGSRTAVVLGMLAKDYELLHARTLGLDRIGPHHVSGMEFSFAAGRLAYTFDLSGPVSTVNSACSSSLLAVHQAAQSLRAGDCDTAVAGGVSLLITPDLSVFLSSVGALSPSGACRPFDAAADGIVRGEGCGVVVLKRYADAVAAGDRIHAVIRGSAVNNDGASLGLTVPNAAAQGDLLRRALDRAGLAPHEVDYVEAHGTGTPIGDLIEVEALGEVYGAGRTADSPVLVGSHKAVLGHMDAAAGIGGLLKTIWVVSSGRVPAQPRVERPNPAVDWRGGAVSVPLGDVDLSGRGRPLRAGVSSFGLSGTNVHVIVEAPPAVEPAAAAPCPAPEDGPRVLLVSAAGETALGEQVAQMRAAVAEDDVPLGDLVASAATRRTHEAHRYAVVATDRSGLAAALEDPLDPPEGVYTGVVDDPEAVPPPVFVFSGQGGQWAGMAADLYGSDPLVRETLDECAELIAAEASWSLLDEIRRPTESSRLAQTEIVQPAIFSVQVALARWLRERGVVPGAIVGHSLGEVAAAHTAGALSLPDAVKVIVRRARLLGETAGTGLMYAVRGSRDQVRDALADIGLPVTVVAVNGPESLIVAGETTAVKETAAALDARGMSCRLLRVDAAAHSPLVAHCGPLLERALEGITAQAPAVRLVSTVDPDARDVSFDAAYWARNFTSPVLLWPAVDGLLAEDDHPLVEIGPHPVLVPPLADAQRRRGRQAPALPVLNRNEPGPLAAHKALARLHVAGVPVRWERVTGRPHRYRSLPVPSWGGDRYWLPEVPRGRQTASAAGAPASGGAPARIRLTLLDENDRVTGELWADPGGGTPRSVEPSPVAESRPDTRPGAAPVSSTAPVSSAGPVADRVEALVREVLGLRDGHRLGRRRGLFEQGLDSLTAVTLRRRLEEEFGVDLPTPIVFERPTVAALAEHLTDVAPTSATPAATPAAPAAPASVDAVDVGADAVAEADAVAVIGVGCRLPAAASPEEFWRLLMERRDTASEPPPGRRADPLWDELGAAIPTRGSYVDGIADFDAPFFRISPREAKLLDPQQRMYLEVAWEALEDAGCPAHTLASRPVGVYAGISIADYQHLIARHLTVEDLGLHHGTGTSYAAVAGRLSYTLGLSGPSFAVDTACSSSLTAVHLACQALRAGECEVAVVGGASAIVAPSPLVASMAGGGALSEDGRCKVFDQDADGFACGEGAVALVLKPLRAAVADGDRVYAVLRGSALNQDGATGGLTVPNPSAQADVVRQALDRAGWSPADVDYVEAHGTGTPLGDPIEVRALAESLGTGRAPDRPLLIGSAKANVGHLGAAAGVVGLLKVVLALSAGELPPHLVDRPTPHIDWDRLPVALVDTPRKWPAEGRPARAGVSAFGFTGSNAHVLVEQYVPAPAPATAPGTAPYVLPVTAATPAALRTAAGRLADALRTGGNDVADVVFTARHRRTLLEHRAVVVGSDATTLAEALDEVAAGRTTPKTRLGRAVEDEEPSVALFYGTALPSAAARRAFALATPGYEAALAHCGDTLNRLLGAPCDLTAEPPAGLGDAFLLAHQSAATSGWYALGIVPAAVVGVGAGRLAAACAAGQLTVEEALRQLLSGRSELPEDLTRPARVPFLHAPAADTVDWDTVPATTAVDVLLGPTPLPHDGIRGDRPALVAAELYAAGYRPAPQPTPPGRRVVSLPGYPWEHRPYWYREIEPARPVPWLLSGDDEGEMRGRVERLASFLGARSEVGAGSVAAALAGRTAARRRLAVVGESSGELVEGLESFLSGDPSKGVLEGSAKAASKVAFVFPGQGWQWVGMGVELLVCSDVFAEAVGECSAVVEELAGWSVVDVLQGAAGAPGFDRVDVVQPVMFTVMVALARLWESVGVVPSAVVGHSQGEIAAAHVAGVLCLEDALRVVVARSQALVEICGQGAMASVALGRAEVEERIAQLESVSVAAVNGPASTVVSGGAEEVAGLVAGLVAGGVRARRIDVDYASHSVHVEQVRKRIEAALAGVAPRAGRVPVYSTLTGEVLAGPEMDGGYWYANLRGRVEFEQAVRRLAQDGFTALVECSAHPVLVPGVEQTLETVPGAQVAVSGTLRRDDGGLRRFLTSAGSLWTTGVDITWPVLLPETQPVELPLDPLVAASGTAPDSGSDDRLERRFWRLVKDGEAGELATLLGLRESRVTDALHEVLPALSNWWQERREGTVAESWRYRVTWDRAPRTSRTAALSGTWLVVVPRHLADDELVVGSLKALTRYGAAPVPLLVDTRDGDRGGLTELLRSDADSLTEGGEVAGVLSFLPLDESPHPRHPVVPAGLLATVELVRALDAAPFPARLWSVTNGAFSVAPDEVPAHPVQAHVWGLSRAAGLENPQCLAGMVDLPPVFDDRAAALLCGVLADPGDEDQVAVRGTQVLLRRLKRAPLPDTAQPAPWRPEGTTLVTGGTGALGGHIARWLAYHGAPHLLLVSRQGESAPGAAELVAELEGLGSSVTFAACDAADRDALARAIDGIPAEHPLTAVMHTAGVVDDAPVNEMTAGQLERVLRPKSGAVANLRELTGKFDLSAFVLFSSAGSLLPSVGQGAYAAGNAYLSALAAHLRAEGVPALSVAWGAWSGGGMAGKEDFARFISHRGMDLMTPHLAATALQQALDHGDTDVMVANVDWARFGKVLNAIRPHPMVSELVGGPARAAAADQEQQPALPARLAGLAPQQRLDTLLDLVCAEVSTVLGYARTERVVPGQAFRDLGFDSVMGIELRNRLNKATGLRVSPTAVFDHPTSEALARHLLDELATGSTPFTETGGEPVNGTPATASPVARHAPSAGSEIDSMSIEEMIRMARGDRPDPVDESE, translated from the coding sequence ATGACGACCCGACCGCCAGGAGATTTCACTACGGCGATAGCCGTCGTCGGCGTCGGCTGCCGTTTCCCGGGCGGGGTGCGGACTCTCGGCTCCTTCGGGCGTCTGCTGAGCAGCGGCCCCGACCTGTTCGCCGACGTGCCGGCGGAGCGGTGGGGGCCGGAGCGTGCCGACCCGGCCGGCGGGCCGGGCACCATCTCCAACGGCGTGGGCGTCTTCCTGGAGGACATCGACCGGTTCGACGCCTCCTTCTTCGGCATCACACCGCGTGAGGCGGGCGTGCTGGACCCGCAGCAGCGCCTGGTGATGGAGGTGGCCTGGGAGGCGATGGCCGACTCGGGCCGCCCCCGCGAGGAGTGGCGCGGCTCGCGTACCGCCGTGGTGCTGGGCATGCTCGCCAAGGACTACGAGCTGTTGCACGCCCGGACCCTCGGCCTGGACCGTATCGGCCCGCACCACGTGAGCGGCATGGAGTTCAGCTTCGCCGCCGGCCGTCTCGCCTACACCTTCGACCTCAGCGGGCCGGTGTCGACGGTCAATTCCGCCTGCTCCTCCTCCCTGCTGGCCGTGCATCAGGCGGCCCAGAGCCTGCGTGCCGGGGACTGCGACACGGCCGTCGCCGGCGGCGTCAGCCTGCTCATCACGCCGGACCTGAGTGTGTTCCTCAGCAGCGTCGGCGCGCTGTCCCCGTCCGGGGCCTGCCGGCCGTTCGACGCCGCCGCCGACGGCATCGTCCGTGGTGAGGGCTGCGGCGTGGTCGTCCTCAAGCGGTACGCCGACGCCGTGGCGGCCGGCGACCGGATCCACGCCGTCATCCGCGGGTCGGCCGTGAACAACGACGGCGCCAGTCTGGGCCTGACGGTGCCGAATGCCGCCGCTCAGGGCGACCTGCTGCGGCGCGCCCTGGACCGGGCCGGACTCGCCCCGCACGAGGTGGACTACGTCGAGGCGCACGGCACCGGGACGCCGATCGGCGACCTCATCGAGGTGGAGGCGCTGGGCGAGGTGTACGGGGCGGGGCGTACCGCGGACTCCCCCGTGCTCGTGGGCTCGCACAAGGCGGTACTCGGGCACATGGACGCGGCGGCCGGCATCGGTGGCCTGCTGAAGACGATCTGGGTGGTCTCCTCCGGACGGGTCCCCGCGCAGCCCCGCGTCGAGCGCCCGAACCCCGCGGTCGACTGGCGCGGCGGGGCCGTGAGCGTGCCGCTCGGCGACGTCGACCTGTCCGGCCGGGGACGGCCGCTGCGCGCGGGCGTCAGCTCCTTCGGGCTCAGCGGCACGAACGTGCACGTCATCGTGGAGGCGCCGCCGGCCGTGGAACCGGCTGCGGCGGCCCCGTGCCCGGCGCCGGAGGACGGGCCCCGGGTGCTGCTGGTGTCCGCCGCGGGTGAGACGGCATTGGGCGAGCAGGTGGCGCAGATGCGCGCGGCCGTCGCCGAGGACGACGTTCCGCTCGGCGACCTGGTGGCTTCCGCGGCGACCCGCCGCACCCACGAGGCACACCGCTACGCCGTCGTAGCCACCGACCGGTCGGGTCTGGCGGCGGCGCTGGAGGACCCGCTGGATCCGCCGGAGGGTGTCTACACCGGTGTGGTGGACGACCCGGAGGCCGTGCCGCCGCCCGTGTTCGTCTTCTCCGGCCAGGGCGGCCAGTGGGCCGGCATGGCCGCCGACCTGTACGGCTCCGACCCGCTGGTGCGCGAAACCCTCGACGAGTGCGCCGAGTTGATCGCCGCCGAGGCCTCGTGGTCGCTGCTGGACGAGATACGCCGTCCCACGGAGTCGTCACGACTCGCACAGACGGAGATCGTGCAGCCCGCGATCTTCTCCGTGCAGGTCGCGCTCGCCAGGTGGCTGCGCGAGCGGGGTGTCGTCCCGGGCGCCATCGTCGGGCACAGTCTCGGCGAGGTGGCCGCGGCCCACACGGCGGGCGCGCTCAGCCTCCCGGACGCGGTCAAGGTCATCGTGCGCCGGGCCCGTCTGCTCGGCGAGACGGCCGGCACCGGCCTGATGTACGCGGTCCGCGGCAGCCGGGACCAGGTGCGGGACGCGCTCGCCGACATCGGGCTGCCGGTGACCGTGGTGGCCGTCAACGGCCCGGAGTCGCTGATCGTCGCCGGGGAGACGACGGCGGTGAAGGAGACCGCCGCGGCCCTGGACGCGCGGGGCATGAGCTGCCGGCTGCTGCGGGTGGACGCCGCCGCCCACAGCCCGCTGGTGGCGCACTGCGGACCGCTGCTGGAGAGGGCACTGGAGGGGATCACCGCGCAGGCACCGGCGGTGCGGCTGGTGTCGACCGTCGACCCGGACGCGCGGGACGTTTCGTTCGACGCGGCGTACTGGGCACGGAACTTCACCAGCCCCGTGCTGCTGTGGCCCGCCGTCGACGGGCTGCTGGCCGAAGACGACCACCCGCTGGTGGAGATCGGCCCGCATCCGGTGCTGGTGCCTCCGCTCGCCGACGCACAGCGCCGCCGGGGCAGGCAGGCACCGGCCCTGCCGGTGCTCAACCGCAACGAGCCGGGGCCGCTGGCCGCGCACAAGGCCCTGGCCCGTCTGCACGTGGCGGGTGTTCCGGTGCGCTGGGAGCGGGTCACCGGCCGGCCGCACCGCTATCGCTCGCTGCCGGTGCCTTCCTGGGGCGGCGACCGTTACTGGCTGCCGGAGGTGCCGCGCGGTCGGCAGACCGCATCGGCGGCCGGGGCCCCGGCGTCCGGTGGAGCCCCGGCGCGGATCCGGCTCACGCTGCTGGACGAGAACGACCGGGTGACCGGGGAGTTGTGGGCGGATCCCGGCGGCGGCACGCCGAGGTCCGTGGAGCCTTCACCGGTCGCCGAGTCCCGGCCGGACACCCGGCCCGGGGCGGCGCCCGTCTCCTCCACGGCACCCGTCTCCTCCGCCGGCCCCGTCGCCGACCGCGTCGAGGCGCTGGTGCGTGAGGTCCTCGGCCTGCGCGACGGGCACCGGCTGGGGCGTCGCCGGGGGCTCTTCGAGCAGGGGCTTGACTCCCTGACCGCGGTCACGCTGCGGCGGCGCCTGGAGGAGGAGTTCGGCGTCGACCTGCCCACGCCGATCGTGTTCGAACGACCGACGGTGGCGGCGCTCGCGGAGCATCTCACGGACGTGGCCCCCACCTCCGCCACTCCGGCCGCCACGCCCGCGGCACCCGCCGCTCCCGCGTCCGTGGACGCTGTGGACGTCGGCGCGGACGCCGTCGCGGAGGCGGACGCCGTCGCGGTCATCGGAGTCGGCTGCCGACTGCCGGCCGCCGCCTCCCCGGAGGAGTTCTGGCGACTGCTCATGGAGCGGCGCGACACCGCGTCGGAGCCGCCGCCCGGCCGACGGGCCGACCCCCTGTGGGACGAGCTGGGCGCCGCCATCCCCACCCGTGGCTCGTACGTCGACGGCATCGCCGACTTCGACGCCCCGTTCTTCCGTATCTCACCGCGCGAGGCCAAGCTGCTCGACCCGCAGCAGCGCATGTACCTGGAAGTCGCCTGGGAGGCACTGGAGGACGCCGGCTGCCCCGCGCACACACTGGCGTCCCGGCCGGTCGGCGTGTACGCCGGTATCTCGATCGCCGACTACCAGCATCTGATCGCCCGGCACCTGACGGTCGAGGACCTCGGCCTGCACCACGGCACGGGCACCTCGTACGCGGCCGTCGCCGGCCGGCTGTCGTACACCCTCGGTCTCAGCGGCCCGAGCTTCGCCGTCGACACCGCCTGTTCCTCGTCGCTGACCGCGGTGCACCTCGCCTGCCAGGCGCTGCGGGCCGGCGAGTGCGAGGTCGCCGTCGTCGGCGGTGCCAGCGCCATCGTGGCACCCAGCCCGCTCGTGGCGTCCATGGCGGGCGGCGGGGCCCTCTCCGAGGACGGCCGCTGCAAGGTCTTCGACCAGGACGCCGACGGGTTCGCCTGCGGTGAGGGCGCCGTCGCCCTGGTCCTCAAGCCGCTGCGCGCGGCCGTCGCCGACGGCGACCGCGTGTACGCGGTGCTGCGTGGCAGTGCCCTCAACCAGGACGGCGCGACCGGGGGCCTGACCGTGCCCAATCCCTCGGCCCAGGCCGATGTCGTGCGGCAGGCCCTCGACCGGGCCGGCTGGTCACCCGCCGACGTCGACTACGTGGAGGCGCACGGCACCGGCACCCCGCTCGGCGACCCCATCGAAGTGCGGGCCCTCGCCGAGTCCTTGGGCACCGGGCGCGCGCCCGACCGGCCGCTGCTCATCGGGTCGGCCAAGGCGAACGTCGGCCACCTCGGCGCCGCGGCCGGTGTCGTCGGACTGCTGAAGGTCGTACTGGCCCTGTCCGCGGGTGAGCTTCCGCCGCACCTCGTCGACCGCCCCACGCCCCACATCGACTGGGACCGGCTGCCGGTGGCACTCGTCGACACCCCCCGGAAGTGGCCCGCCGAGGGCCGCCCGGCCCGGGCCGGCGTCAGCGCGTTCGGGTTCACCGGCAGCAACGCCCACGTCCTCGTCGAGCAGTACGTCCCCGCACCGGCCCCGGCCACCGCCCCCGGAACCGCGCCGTACGTCCTGCCGGTGACCGCGGCCACCCCGGCCGCGTTGCGCACCGCCGCCGGACGGCTGGCCGACGCGCTGCGCACCGGCGGGAACGACGTGGCCGACGTGGTGTTCACGGCACGGCACCGCCGTACCCTGCTGGAGCACCGTGCCGTCGTCGTCGGCTCCGACGCCACCACACTCGCCGAGGCGCTGGACGAGGTCGCCGCGGGCCGGACGACGCCAAAGACCCGCCTCGGCCGTGCCGTCGAGGACGAGGAACCATCCGTCGCCCTCTTCTACGGCACGGCCCTCCCGTCCGCGGCCGCCCGTCGGGCGTTCGCCCTCGCCACGCCCGGCTACGAGGCCGCCCTCGCCCACTGCGGCGACACGCTGAACCGGCTGCTCGGCGCCCCCTGTGACCTGACCGCGGAACCGCCGGCCGGGCTGGGCGACGCCTTCCTGCTGGCCCATCAGTCCGCCGCGACGAGCGGTTGGTACGCGCTCGGCATCGTCCCCGCCGCTGTCGTCGGGGTGGGCGCCGGCCGACTCGCCGCCGCGTGCGCCGCCGGACAACTCACCGTGGAGGAGGCCCTACGACAGCTGCTGAGCGGCCGCTCAGAGCTCCCGGAGGACCTCACCCGGCCCGCACGGGTGCCGTTCCTGCACGCGCCCGCCGCGGACACCGTCGACTGGGACACGGTCCCCGCCACGACCGCGGTGGACGTCCTGCTCGGCCCCACCCCGCTCCCCCACGACGGCATCCGCGGCGACCGGCCCGCTCTGGTCGCCGCCGAACTGTACGCGGCCGGATACCGTCCGGCCCCGCAGCCGACACCGCCCGGCCGCCGTGTGGTGAGCCTCCCCGGCTACCCGTGGGAGCACCGCCCGTACTGGTACCGGGAGATCGAGCCGGCCCGGCCCGTGCCGTGGCTGCTCTCCGGGGACGACGAGGGTGAGATGCGGGGCCGGGTGGAGCGGTTGGCGTCGTTCCTGGGTGCGCGGTCCGAGGTGGGTGCCGGATCGGTGGCGGCTGCTTTGGCGGGGCGCACCGCGGCGCGGCGTCGGCTGGCTGTCGTGGGTGAGTCGTCCGGAGAACTGGTGGAGGGGCTGGAGTCCTTCCTGTCCGGTGATCCGTCGAAGGGCGTGCTCGAAGGCAGCGCGAAGGCCGCTTCGAAGGTGGCGTTCGTGTTTCCGGGGCAGGGGTGGCAGTGGGTGGGGATGGGGGTGGAGCTGCTGGTGTGCAGTGATGTCTTCGCCGAGGCCGTGGGTGAGTGTTCGGCTGTGGTGGAGGAGCTGGCGGGCTGGTCGGTGGTGGATGTGCTGCAAGGTGCGGCGGGGGCGCCCGGGTTCGACCGGGTGGATGTGGTGCAGCCGGTGATGTTCACCGTGATGGTCGCTCTGGCCCGTCTGTGGGAGTCGGTGGGCGTGGTGCCCTCGGCGGTGGTGGGTCATTCGCAGGGGGAGATCGCTGCCGCGCATGTGGCCGGGGTGCTCTGCCTGGAGGACGCGCTGCGGGTGGTGGTGGCCCGTTCCCAGGCGCTGGTGGAGATCTGCGGGCAGGGGGCGATGGCCTCGGTGGCGCTGGGCCGGGCCGAGGTCGAGGAGCGCATCGCGCAGCTGGAGTCGGTGAGTGTGGCGGCGGTCAACGGCCCTGCCTCCACGGTGGTCTCCGGCGGCGCGGAGGAGGTCGCCGGCCTGGTGGCGGGACTCGTCGCCGGCGGGGTGCGGGCTCGGCGTATCGATGTCGACTATGCCTCGCACTCGGTGCATGTCGAGCAGGTCCGTAAGCGGATCGAGGCGGCTTTGGCGGGTGTCGCGCCGCGTGCGGGGCGGGTTCCTGTGTACTCGACGCTGACGGGTGAGGTGCTGGCGGGCCCGGAGATGGACGGCGGCTACTGGTATGCCAACCTGCGTGGGCGGGTGGAGTTCGAGCAGGCCGTGCGCAGGCTGGCGCAGGACGGGTTCACCGCCCTGGTGGAGTGCAGCGCCCATCCGGTGCTCGTCCCGGGTGTGGAGCAGACGCTGGAGACGGTGCCGGGTGCGCAGGTGGCGGTCTCGGGGACCCTGCGGCGTGATGACGGTGGTCTGCGCCGGTTCCTGACCAGCGCGGGCAGCTTGTGGACCACCGGCGTCGACATCACCTGGCCCGTGCTGCTGCCCGAAACCCAACCGGTCGAACTGCCCCTCGACCCGCTGGTCGCGGCGTCCGGCACGGCACCGGACAGTGGTTCGGACGACCGGCTGGAGCGGCGCTTCTGGCGCCTGGTGAAGGACGGGGAGGCCGGTGAGCTGGCCACGTTGCTCGGCCTCCGCGAAAGCCGGGTGACCGACGCCCTCCACGAGGTACTGCCCGCGCTGTCCAACTGGTGGCAGGAGCGCCGGGAAGGCACGGTCGCCGAGTCGTGGCGATACCGCGTCACCTGGGATCGCGCACCGCGGACGTCGCGCACGGCGGCACTGTCCGGTACCTGGCTGGTGGTCGTGCCCCGTCACCTGGCGGACGACGAGCTCGTCGTCGGCTCCCTCAAGGCCCTGACCCGGTACGGGGCCGCCCCGGTGCCGCTGCTCGTCGACACCCGGGACGGCGACCGCGGGGGATTGACGGAACTCCTGCGCAGTGACGCCGACAGCCTGACGGAGGGCGGCGAGGTCGCGGGCGTGCTGTCGTTCCTCCCGCTCGACGAGTCTCCGCATCCGCGGCATCCCGTGGTGCCCGCGGGTCTGCTGGCCACCGTCGAACTGGTGCGGGCACTGGACGCCGCGCCGTTCCCGGCCCGGCTGTGGTCGGTGACCAACGGCGCGTTCTCCGTCGCCCCCGACGAGGTCCCGGCCCACCCGGTGCAGGCTCATGTCTGGGGCCTCAGCAGGGCCGCCGGCCTGGAGAACCCGCAGTGCCTTGCGGGGATGGTCGATCTGCCGCCCGTCTTCGACGACCGTGCCGCCGCCCTGCTGTGCGGGGTGCTCGCCGACCCCGGCGACGAGGACCAGGTCGCCGTGCGCGGGACCCAGGTCCTGCTGCGCCGGCTGAAGCGCGCACCGCTCCCGGACACCGCGCAGCCCGCGCCCTGGCGTCCCGAGGGCACCACGCTGGTCACCGGCGGCACCGGCGCCCTCGGCGGTCACATCGCCCGGTGGCTCGCCTACCACGGGGCCCCTCACCTGCTCCTCGTCAGCCGCCAGGGCGAGAGCGCTCCGGGCGCCGCCGAACTGGTCGCGGAACTCGAGGGACTGGGCTCCTCGGTCACCTTCGCCGCGTGCGACGCCGCCGACCGAGACGCGCTGGCGCGCGCCATCGACGGCATTCCGGCCGAGCATCCGCTCACCGCCGTGATGCACACGGCCGGCGTCGTGGACGACGCACCGGTGAACGAGATGACCGCCGGCCAACTGGAGCGCGTACTGCGCCCGAAGTCCGGTGCCGTGGCCAATCTCCGCGAGCTGACCGGGAAGTTCGACCTCTCCGCGTTCGTGCTGTTCTCCTCCGCGGGCAGCCTGCTGCCGAGCGTGGGCCAGGGCGCCTACGCGGCGGGCAACGCCTATCTCAGCGCCCTCGCCGCGCACCTGCGGGCAGAAGGGGTCCCGGCTCTTTCGGTCGCCTGGGGAGCATGGTCCGGCGGCGGAATGGCCGGCAAGGAGGACTTCGCCAGGTTCATCAGCCACCGGGGGATGGACCTGATGACCCCGCACCTCGCGGCCACGGCGCTTCAGCAGGCGCTCGATCACGGCGACACGGACGTGATGGTCGCGAACGTCGACTGGGCCCGGTTCGGGAAGGTCCTCAACGCCATTCGCCCCCACCCCATGGTGTCCGAGTTGGTCGGCGGTCCGGCGCGGGCGGCGGCTGCCGACCAGGAGCAGCAGCCTGCCCTGCCGGCCCGGCTGGCCGGACTGGCGCCGCAGCAGCGGCTCGACACGCTGCTGGACCTCGTCTGCGCCGAGGTCTCGACCGTCCTCGGCTACGCGAGGACCGAACGGGTCGTCCCCGGCCAGGCTTTCCGAGACCTGGGCTTCGACTCGGTGATGGGCATCGAGCTGCGCAACCGGCTCAACAAGGCGACGGGTCTGCGGGTGTCCCCCACCGCCGTCTTCGACCACCCGACGTCGGAGGCACTGGCGCGGCACCTCCTCGACGAACTCGCCACGGGATCCACGCCCTTCACCGAAACCGGCGGCGAGCCGGTGAACGGAACCCCGGCAACGGCCTCCCCAGTGGCACGCCACGCCCCGTCGGCCGGGAGTGAGATCGACTCCATGAGCATCGAGGAAATGATCCGCATGGCACGCGGCGACCGTCCTGACCCCGTTGATGAGAGCGAGTAA
- a CDS encoding NADPH:quinone reductase, with protein sequence MQAAFIERLGPPDVIRYSEVPAPVPGPADVLVDVAGTTVNPVDTFVRSGLFRTPMDFPFVISRDLVGTVAATGGDVRGFAVGERVWCNSLGHGGRQGAAAEQAVVPADRLYRLPDRVDPYAALATVHPAATAHLALFTHGRLRKGETVVVAGGAGNVGSALVAMAAWAGARVVATARPRDAEYCRRLGAAEVVDHRAEEEWELLGAAAPDGIDLYTDTSGRNDLERVVPLLAPRGRVVVLAGAASRPALPAGEMYMKDASIVGFVISRARVTELAEAADVINTLLADGLLRPRRTETLPLAAAAEAHRRMERGELNARRVILTPPGAGALR encoded by the coding sequence ATGCAGGCAGCCTTCATCGAGCGACTCGGTCCCCCTGACGTCATCCGGTACAGCGAAGTGCCCGCACCGGTCCCCGGACCCGCGGACGTCCTTGTCGACGTCGCCGGCACCACGGTCAACCCGGTGGACACCTTCGTGCGTTCCGGTCTGTTCCGCACGCCCATGGACTTCCCGTTCGTCATCAGCCGCGACCTGGTCGGCACGGTGGCCGCGACGGGCGGCGACGTGCGGGGCTTCGCGGTCGGCGAGCGCGTGTGGTGCAACAGCCTGGGACACGGCGGCCGGCAGGGCGCCGCGGCCGAGCAGGCCGTGGTGCCGGCCGACCGGCTGTACCGGCTGCCGGACCGCGTGGACCCGTACGCCGCGCTCGCCACGGTGCATCCGGCGGCCACGGCACACCTGGCGCTGTTCACCCACGGCCGGCTGCGGAAAGGGGAGACGGTCGTGGTGGCCGGCGGGGCGGGGAACGTCGGAAGCGCGCTGGTGGCGATGGCGGCGTGGGCCGGGGCCCGGGTCGTGGCCACCGCCCGTCCCCGCGACGCCGAGTACTGCCGCCGGCTGGGAGCAGCCGAGGTCGTGGACCACCGGGCCGAGGAGGAGTGGGAACTCCTGGGGGCGGCCGCACCCGACGGCATCGACCTGTACACCGACACCTCCGGCCGCAACGACCTGGAGCGGGTGGTGCCGCTGCTGGCGCCGCGCGGCCGGGTCGTGGTGCTCGCTGGGGCCGCGTCCCGGCCCGCCCTGCCGGCCGGCGAGATGTACATGAAGGACGCCTCGATCGTCGGCTTCGTCATCTCCCGGGCGCGGGTGACGGAGCTGGCCGAAGCGGCCGACGTCATCAACACCCTGCTCGCGGACGGGCTGTTGCGGCCGCGGCGGACCGAGACGCTCCCGCTGGCCGCCGCGGCGGAGGCGCACCGGCGCATGGAGCGCGGTGAGCTGAACGCGCGGCGCGTCATCCTCACCCCACCGGGGGCCGGGGCCCTGCGATAG